One window of the Delphinus delphis chromosome 20, mDelDel1.2, whole genome shotgun sequence genome contains the following:
- the NCR1 gene encoding LOW QUALITY PROTEIN: natural cytotoxicity triggering receptor 1 (The sequence of the model RefSeq protein was modified relative to this genomic sequence to represent the inferred CDS: inserted 2 bases in 1 codon), with translation MPSALAALLFLGLSLSQGTSTQKRESFLQSPSVWFETKYPQTLSKPVIWVKPSFMIPEGKLAIIWCQGTHEAAEYQLHFEGGLSAFKRPKSPGMSNRVKFPIPSMTSQTAGQYKCFYRSGELWSEPSDPLDLVVTGLYDTPTLSVQPRPEVISGEEVTFRCRLETATSTFFLLKEGRSSRPQRRYGNIQAEFPMGPVSTAHRGTYRCFGSYNTHAWSFPSEPVKLLVKGDAGDTTFEPTEHTSSDHWDSYMLTTETQFQEDPVLWGHNAQNLLRIGLVFLVLVALVWLPVENWLHRKKLQERARXRFRAQSPGEMTERCSGHR, from the exons ATGCCTTCTGCACTTGCTGCCCTTCTCTTTCTTG GGCTGTCTCTGAGCCAGGGGACCAGCACCCAGAAGCGTGAGTCCTTCCTTCAAAGCCCCAGCGTCTGGTTTGAGACTAAGTACCCAC AGACTCTCTCGAAACCTGTCATCTGGGTCAAACCCAGTTTCATGATTCCAGAAGGAAAACTGGCCATCATCTGGTGTCAAGGAACTCACGAGGCCGCTGAGTACCAACTGCACTTTGAGGGAGGCCTTTCTGCCTTCAAGAGACCGAAGTCACCTGGAATGTCGAACAGAGTCAAGTTCCCCATCCCGTCCATGACCTCACAGACTGCAGGGCAGTACAAGTGCTTCTATCGAAGTGGGGAGCTCTGGTCAGAGCCCAGTGACCCTCTGGATCTGGTGGTAACAG GACTGTATGACACACCCACCCTCTCCGTTCAACCCAGACCTGAGGTGATCTCAGGAGAGGAAGTGACCTTCCGTTGCCGCCTAGAAACAGCAACAAGCACCTTCTTTCTGCTCAAGGAGGGAAGATCCAGCCGCCCACAGCGCAGATACGGGAACATCCAGGCGGAGTTCCCCATGGGCCCTGTGAGCACAGCTCACAGAGGCACGTACAGATGTTTTGGCTCCTACAACACACATGCATGGTCTTTCCCCAGTGAGCCTGTGAAGCTCCTGGTCAAAG GAGATGCCGGGGACACCACCTTTGAGCCCACAGAGCACACCTCTTCTG ACCACTGGGACTCCTACATGTTAACCACAGAGACCCAATTCCAGGAAG ATCCTGTCCTCTGGGGTCACAATGCCCAGAACCTCCTTCGGATTGGCCTAGTTTTCCTGGTCCTGGTGGCCCTCGTGTGGCTCCCGGTTGAAAACTGGCTTCACAGGAAGAAGCTTCAGGAGAGAGCCAG AAGGTTCAGAGCACAAAGCCCTGGAGAAATGACCGAGAGATGCAGTGGCCACAGGTGA
- the FCAR gene encoding immunoglobulin alpha Fc receptor produces MTPRDTTLFCLVLCLGQKIQAQDGNLPIPTISATPGSVIPWNESVKILCGGTPESFLYQLEILGNSTYKVVEKKWGFQKTAEFVIKRMDTNTAGRYQCRYRKQYSSSVHSEALELVVTGLYDKPSLSTNGCLVVMPGESVSLRCSSAHISFDRFSLSKERRAVLSQHQNGGRWGDFILGPVNLSFSGIYTCYSWYSGSPYVWSAPSDALQLVVTDTTNQDYTTENLIRMGVAGLPLVVLLVILAENWLGHQVPHKEDQQELPELSCSRQKTQTEWTFGLTPKGRQVDTRH; encoded by the exons ATGACCCCCAGAGACACCACCCTCTTCTGCCTCG TGCTCTGTCTTGGCCAGAAGATTCAGGCGCAGGATG GGAATCTTCCCATTCCTACCATATCTGCCACGCCCGGTTCTGTGATTCCCTGGAATGAGTCTGTGAAGATCCTGTGTGGGGGAACTCCTGAGTCGTTCCTGTACCAACTGGAGATCCTGGGAAACTCCACATACAAAGTGGTGGAGAAGAAATGGGGATTTCAGAAGACAGCTGAGTTTGTCATTAAACGCATGGATACTAATACTGCAGGACGTTATCAGTGCCGATACAGAAAACAGTACAGCTCGTCAGTGCACAGTGAAGCCCTGGAGCTGGTAGTGACAG GCTTGTATGACAAACCCTCCCTCTCCACTAATGGGTGCCTTGTGGTGATGCCAGGGGAGAGTGTTTCCCTCCGGTGCAGTTCAGCACACATCTCATTCGATAGATTTTCACTGAGCAAGGAGAGAAGGGCCGTTCTGTCACAGCACCAAAACGGGGGACGCTGGGGTGACTTCATTCTGGGTCCTGTGAACCTCAGCTTCTCAGGGATCTACACATGCTACAGTTGGTACAGTGGCAGCCCTTATGTATGGTCAGCCCCTAGTGATGCCCTGCAGCTTGTGGTCACAG ATACCACGAACCAAGATTACACGACGGAGAACTTGATTCGAATGGGCGTGGCAGGGCTGCCCCTGGTGGTTCTCTTGGTCATTCTGGCTGAAAATTGGCTTGGCCATCAGGTTCCACACAAGGAAGACCAGCAAGAACTGCCTGAACTGAGCTGCAGTAGACAGAAAACTCAGACAGAATGGACCTTCGGACTAACTCCAAAGGGTCGCCAGGTAGACACCAGGCACTGA